From Thermogemmata fonticola, one genomic window encodes:
- the lpdA gene encoding dihydrolipoyl dehydrogenase, whose translation MAETYDLLVIGAGPGGYVAAIRAAQLGLRVACVDKRKQLGGTCLNIGCIPSKALLDSSYWYVQAQQHLASHGVRLSGVTLDLATLLARKDRIVHELTQGIAFLFKKYGVDSYHGVARLNGGHQVVVQQAEGTALPLQGRHILLATGSVPVELPFLPFDGQVVVSSTEALHFTTVPQHLLIIGAGYIGLELGSVWRRLGAEVTVLEALPRLLPHTDSEIAGELLKQLTRQGMQFHFQTRVIEAQADGNGITLVASLADGTRRTFRGDRVLVAVGRKPYTEGLGLETVGLRLDPASGRLAVDADYRTAVPHILAVGDLIAGPMLAHKASAEGVVVAERLAGMKPRVNYSAIPSVIYTHPEVASVGATEQELQQKGIRYRVGRFPFSANGRAKALGDTTGWVKVLAEEDTDRLLGVHIIGPQASELIAECATLLEFHASAEDVARCIHPHPSLSEVLAEAARMAWAGKPLHS comes from the coding sequence ATGGCAGAAACTTACGATCTGTTGGTCATTGGCGCGGGTCCAGGAGGATATGTGGCCGCGATCCGTGCCGCACAACTGGGGCTGCGAGTGGCATGTGTGGACAAACGTAAGCAACTAGGCGGCACCTGCCTGAATATCGGGTGTATTCCGTCCAAAGCGCTCCTCGATTCTAGCTATTGGTACGTCCAAGCGCAGCAGCACTTGGCCAGCCACGGCGTGCGGCTCTCCGGCGTTACTCTTGATCTGGCAACTCTGCTGGCTCGCAAAGACCGCATCGTCCATGAACTGACCCAAGGCATCGCATTCCTGTTCAAGAAATATGGCGTTGATTCCTATCACGGCGTGGCCCGCTTGAACGGCGGTCATCAAGTGGTCGTGCAACAGGCGGAAGGGACGGCACTCCCCTTGCAAGGACGTCATATCCTTCTGGCAACGGGAAGTGTTCCCGTAGAACTGCCTTTTCTCCCCTTCGATGGCCAAGTCGTTGTCAGCTCAACCGAGGCCCTCCATTTCACCACTGTTCCGCAGCATCTGCTGATTATCGGCGCGGGATATATCGGATTGGAACTTGGTTCCGTCTGGCGCCGGTTGGGAGCCGAGGTCACCGTACTGGAAGCGCTGCCTCGCCTATTACCCCACACGGATAGCGAAATCGCCGGGGAGCTTCTCAAGCAATTGACACGTCAGGGAATGCAATTCCATTTTCAAACACGCGTCATCGAAGCCCAAGCAGATGGCAACGGGATCACTCTCGTGGCTTCTTTAGCCGATGGCACACGCCGAACCTTCCGGGGCGATCGCGTTCTCGTTGCCGTCGGGCGCAAGCCTTACACTGAGGGATTAGGCTTGGAAACTGTGGGCTTACGCCTGGACCCGGCAAGTGGACGCCTGGCTGTCGATGCTGACTATCGCACGGCGGTGCCGCACATCTTGGCGGTAGGCGATTTGATTGCTGGTCCGATGCTGGCCCACAAAGCCAGTGCCGAAGGCGTAGTCGTGGCAGAACGCCTAGCCGGAATGAAGCCCCGCGTCAACTACTCCGCCATTCCCAGCGTGATCTACACTCATCCAGAGGTGGCTAGCGTCGGTGCGACAGAACAGGAGCTGCAACAGAAAGGCATCCGCTACCGCGTTGGGCGATTCCCTTTCTCGGCTAATGGGCGGGCCAAAGCCCTCGGCGATACGACCGGCTGGGTCAAAGTACTCGCTGAGGAGGACACAGACCGGCTGTTGGGCGTGCACATTATCGGTCCTCAAGCCTCAGAGTTGATTGCGGAGTGCGCTACTCTTCTGGAGTTTCACGCTTCTGCCGAAGATGTGGCCCGGTGCATCCATCCCCATCCGTCCCTCAGTGAAGTCCTCGCCGAAGCCGCTCGTATGGCATGGGCCGGCAAACCCTTGCATTCCTGA